The genomic interval CGAACGGGCTGGTCCGGTTCCGGTCGCCGGCATCCTTCGGAAGGGGCGGGAGGGTGTCCACGCCGACCGTCAGCAGGCCGGGTTTCTTGGAATCCTTCGCGCCGCCCTTGGCGATCTGCTCGAAGATATCCGTGAGCTGGTCGCCCAGGAACACGGAGATGATGGCCGGCGGCGCCTCGTTGGCCCCGAGCCGGTGGTCATTGCCCGCGTGCGCGACCGAGCCGCGCAGCAGGTCGGCATGCTTGTCCACGGCCCGGATGACCGCGGCGCAGAAGACCAGGAACTGGGCGTTGCTGTGCGGCGTCTTGCCGGGCGTCAGCAGGTTTTCCTTCGTCGTGCCCAGCGACCAGTTCAGGTGCTTGCCGGACCCGTTGATGCCCGCGAACGGCTTCTCGTGGAGCAGGCACGACATCCCGTACTTCTGGGCCACCCGCTGCAGGGTGATCATGGTCAGGTACTGGTGATCCGTGGCGAGGTTGGCGTTCTCGTAGACCGGCGCGATCTCGTACTGCGCCGGCGCCACCTCGTTGTGGCGGGTCTTGACCGGGACGCCGAGCTTGTAGAGCTCGCGCTCCGTCTCGAGCATGCACGCCAGCACGCGCTCCGGGATGGCGCCGAAGTACTGGTCCTCCAGTTCCTGGCCTTTCGGCGGCTTGGCGCCGAAGAGCGTGCGCCCGGCGTTGATCAGGTCCGGCCGCGCGAAGAAAAAGTTCCGGTCGATCAGGAAGTACTCCTGTTCGCAGCCGGCGGTGGAGAAGACCAGCCCCGGGTTCTTCTGTCCGAAGATCGACAGCACCCGGCGGGCCTGCGCGTTCAGCGCCTGCATCGAGCGGAGCAGGGGGGTCTTCTTGTCCAGCGCCTCGCCCGTCCAGGAGCAGAAGGCCGTCGGGATGCACAGCGTCGTGCCGTTCGGGTTCTCCAGGATGTAGGCCGGGCTGGTGACGTCCCACGCCGTGTACCCGCGCGCCTCGAACGTCGCCCGGATGCCGCCCGACGGGAAGCTGGACGCGTCGGGCTCGCCCTGGATCAACTGCTTGGCCGAAAACGCGGCGATCACGCCGCCCTTGCCGTCGGGATCGAGGAAGCTGTCGTGCTTCTCCGCCGTCAGGCCGGTCAGGGGGAGGAACACGTGCGCGTAGTGGGTCGCGCCCTTCTCAATGGCCCAGTCGCGCATCGCGGCGGCCACGGGCTCGGCGGTGCTGATGTCCAGCCGTTCCCCCTGGTCAATGGTCTTGCGCAGCGCCTTGTAGACCTTCTCCGGAAGGCGCTTCTTCATCACCTTGTCGCTGAACACGTTCGCGCCGAACAGTTCCCTGGACGGCGTCTTCGAGAAATCCAGGGGCTTCTCGATCGGCTTGTAATTGGTCACCGCCATGATGGCGTCGTGTCGCGCTATCGTCATCGTCTTCTCCTCGTCTTTCGTGGTGTCCTTACGCTTGTATCGTTTCTCCGGGTAAAAGCAACTCACCCGCGCGGTTGTTCATCCGCCCGCTTGTTCGCCGTCTACAGTAGCAGCAGCCATGCCAATCAAGCAATACGGCGGGAGTCACGATGCGTAATATATTGCAATAAAGCAAGATAAGAATATTATGCTAAAAATCTTTCCAGAAATATAGTAACATTACTGTATTCACAAATTAATTTTATATACATTATTGTATCAATTCAGGCTGTTGCCGGAATTGCCAATTGCAGCCGGGATCGCCGATCCCGGCGACAAATTCAAGACCAGAGGCGGGCCGGGTATTGGCCCTGCGAGACCATGTCCTGCAGCGCGGCCACGATGGAAGGCTTGTCCTCGCGGTAGGTGATCCCGAACCAGCGGCCAGTGCCGGGGAGGACCCGGACCCGGACTCGTCCTTCCCCGATGAGGCTGCCGACGACGCCCGGGATGAAAAATTCGGCCTTGGGGTCCGCGCCCTGCTTTTTCAGGAAGAGCCCGAATTCCCGGTCCAGGTGGTCGAAGATCGTCGGGGTGAAGGCCCAGGCATTCATGGAGACCCATTCGTCGCCGGTGAGGGCCTGCGGCTGTCCGGCCGCGTCGGCCGTTACGGCGCGCCGGCCGTCCCGGGCAACCTTGGCGGTCTCCACGATGCGGCGGAGATACAGCCGGTCGTCGCAATCGCAGATGCCGCGGGTCACGGTGCCGTGATCGGACAGCGTGTCCCGCAGGGTGTAGCCGACCATGGCGTAATCGTGGCCGACGGCCGGACAGGCGCGAAGGTAGTCGCCCAGCAGTTGAAAAGCGCCGGCGCCGTAGAAGTCGTCCGCATTGATCACGGCGAAGGGGCCGGGCACGAGATCGCGGGCGACGAGCATGGCGTGGCCGGTGCCCCAGGGTTTCTGGCGGTCCGCGGGCACGGCGAATCCCGCGGGCAGCCGGTCGAGTTCCTGGAAGGCATACGCGGTATCCACGCGGCTTTCGAAACGACTGCCGATGGCATCCCGGAAATCCTTCTCGATCGACCGGCGGATGACGAAGACCACGCGGCCGAACCCGGCGCGCAGCGCGTCAAACACCGAGTAGTCCATGATGATCTCGCCGCCGGGCCCGACGGGATCCAATTGCTTGAGCCCGCCGTACCGGCTGCCCACGCCTGCCGCCATGATCATTAGGGTCGGTTTCATAAGTGGCTCCACGTGCTCCAGTCCAAGCCTCGATGCTCTGTCCTGAAACCGGCGTCAGCGTAACAGGATACGCTCCCCGGCTCCACTGCTAATTACCCTTTCTGGAATATCGGCGCAGTCGTTGCACGGCCTCCTGCCTGAACCGGTCGAGCTGTGCCGCCACGTACCCCTCGATATCCAGCGACGTGTTCTGCACA from Kiritimatiellia bacterium carries:
- a CDS encoding nucleotidyltransferase encodes the protein MKPTLMIMAAGVGSRYGGLKQLDPVGPGGEIIMDYSVFDALRAGFGRVVFVIRRSIEKDFRDAIGSRFESRVDTAYAFQELDRLPAGFAVPADRQKPWGTGHAMLVARDLVPGPFAVINADDFYGAGAFQLLGDYLRACPAVGHDYAMVGYTLRDTLSDHGTVTRGICDCDDRLYLRRIVETAKVARDGRRAVTADAAGQPQALTGDEWVSMNAWAFTPTIFDHLDREFGLFLKKQGADPKAEFFIPGVVGSLIGEGRVRVRVLPGTGRWFGITYREDKPSIVAALQDMVSQGQYPARLWS
- a CDS encoding glutamine synthetase III, with translation MTIARHDAIMAVTNYKPIEKPLDFSKTPSRELFGANVFSDKVMKKRLPEKVYKALRKTIDQGERLDISTAEPVAAAMRDWAIEKGATHYAHVFLPLTGLTAEKHDSFLDPDGKGGVIAAFSAKQLIQGEPDASSFPSGGIRATFEARGYTAWDVTSPAYILENPNGTTLCIPTAFCSWTGEALDKKTPLLRSMQALNAQARRVLSIFGQKNPGLVFSTAGCEQEYFLIDRNFFFARPDLINAGRTLFGAKPPKGQELEDQYFGAIPERVLACMLETERELYKLGVPVKTRHNEVAPAQYEIAPVYENANLATDHQYLTMITLQRVAQKYGMSCLLHEKPFAGINGSGKHLNWSLGTTKENLLTPGKTPHSNAQFLVFCAAVIRAVDKHADLLRGSVAHAGNDHRLGANEAPPAIISVFLGDQLTDIFEQIAKGGAKDSKKPGLLTVGVDTLPPLPKDAGDRNRTSPFAFTGNKFEFRAVGSSQSVAGPLIVLNTIVAESLDFVATELEAKTKGNPKKLNEAVQEVLQQIVNEHGRIIFNGDNYSEAWHKEAEKRGLPNFRNTVDAIHGMDTDENAELFEKYNVLTKREFKSRNEIYLEKYIKEVHIESRLTLRIAKTMIFAAAVDYQDKLAKTSLALKSMGKDHCTTVLDELNAQLGKLQPALAALEAAIQHESRGGLFEHARHMRDKIIPSMVEVRQISDRIEGIVSDDLWPLPTYQEMLFIK